The Pochonia chlamydosporia 170 chromosome 1, whole genome shotgun sequence genome window below encodes:
- a CDS encoding Snf7 family protein (similar to Metarhizium robertsii ARSEF 23 XP_007818843.2) codes for MGGNTSKVTAQDKAILDMKNQRDKLHQYQRRITVLTDKETDIAKQMLTKGDKKRALLALRRKKYQESLLAKTDAQLEQLEKLTSNVEFALIQKDVVFGLQQGTKVLKEIHAEMGGLENVEKLMGETADAIAYQQEVSDMLGGQISNQDEEEVEDELAALQAELSGEGQELPSVPNAQVPISERPEEEPARETRQMLAA; via the exons ATGGGTGGCAATACCAGCAAAGTCACCGCCCAGGACAA GGCGATCCTGGACATGAAAAACCAGCGCGATAAACTACACCAGTACCAGCGACGAATCACCGTCCTCACAGACAAAGAGACAGATATTGCTAAGCAAATGCTCACCAAGGGCGACAAGAAGCGAGCGTTGCTGGCACTGCGGCGCAAGAAGTATCAAGAATCGCTGCTGGCCAAGACTGACGCGCAGCTCGAAcagctggagaagttgaCGTCGAATGTCGAGTTCGCGCTGATACAAAAggatgtggtgtttggcTTGCAACAGGGTACCAAGGTCTTGAAGGAGATTCACGCCGAGATGGGAGGGTTGGAGAATGTCGAGAAGCTCATGGGCGAAACGGCGGATGCGATTGCCTACCAGCAG GAAGTTAGTGATATGCTCGGTGGCCAGATATCAAAccaggacgaggaggaggtggaagacGAGCTGGCTGCGCTACAGGCCGAGCTCTCTGGGGAGGGACAAGAGTTGCCGTCTGTGCCGAATGCGCAAGTTCCTATATCTGAGAGACCGGAGGAGGAACCAGCACGAGAAACGCGGCAGATGTTGGCTGCGTAA
- a CDS encoding cytochrome P450 52A1 (similar to Magnaporthe oryzae 70-15 XP_003709721.1) codes for MVEEWSETRFAPSWVTVAAFVVFVVSLVWIRHRVADIRIRIAGGARAPILANNLFSATRLYIDIGKHQYNNKLAQWCNDTLDRKQTNCAEFSLTGKKRVLITREPEQIKAILATKFANFGHGPQWHRLWRPFLGNGIFATDGDDWHRSRGLIRPMFVKDRLRNLVIFDKCTDNLLSKLPPSGVAVDIKDLFYRWTLDTTTDFLLGENVNSLDNPNNEVSEAMAVAQRIQMYIFVLNPIAPLIPKGAYYRSIRRIEQFLEPIIQRAISLPPHELDEISKIDTQYTFLHSIARVSKEPKLIRDEIMSVLLAGRDTTAATLSWVMYEMANVPSTWTKLRAEVLNELGNHGMPTYEALKNMKYLKNILNEVLRLHPAVPINMRQALEDTVIPGAPGQPDIALLKGDTVTINTIGMHARKDLYPRVSKTFADPAIFSPERWDYWTPTPWTYTPFHGGPRICVGQNFALTEMAFCLVRLAQKYERMEYRGDWHAQSLRADIIGTPALEVPIALYEPQDLNVQ; via the exons ATGGTGGAAGAGTGGTCAGAAACGCGGTTCGCGCCCTCATGGGTTACCGTTGCCgccttcgtcgtcttcgtcgtctcGCTAGTTTGGATAAGGCACAGAGTAGCCGACATTCGAATTCGCATTGCCGGTGGTGCAAGAGCGCCAATTTTGGCAAACAACTTGTTTTCTG CTACCAGGCTGTACATTGATATTGGGAAACACCAGTACAATAACAAACTCGCACAGTGGTGTAACGATACCTTGGATAGAAAGCAAACCAACTGCGCGGAATTTAGCTTGActggaaagaaaagagtcCTCATTACCCGCGAGCCTGAGCAGATAAAGGCCATTTTGGCGACGAAATTCGCCAACTTCGGACATGGTCCTCAATGGCACCGCTTGTGGCGACCTTTCCTCGGTAATGGCATTTTTGCGACCGATGGGGACGATTGGCATCGCAGCAGAGGGTTAATCCGTCCCATGTTTGTCAAGGACAGACTGCGGAATCTAGTGATTTTTGACAAGTGCACAGATAATCTCTTGTCGAAGTTGCCTCCTTCTGGAGTGGCAGTTGACATCAAAGACTTGTTCTACAGGTGGACTCTTGATACTACTACAGATTTTCTCTTGGGCGAAAACGTCAACAGCTTGGACAA TCCCAATAACGAAGTCTCAGAGGCAATGGCAGTTGCTCAGAGGATTCAGATGTACATTTTTGTTCTCAA TCCCATTGCGCCTTTGATCCCGAAAGGAGCTTACTACCGTTCTATTAGAAGGATTGAACAATTTCTCGAGCCTATTATCCAGCGTGCCATTTCATTACCTCCGCATGAGCTCGACGAAATTTCTAAAATCGACACCCAATATACTTTTCTTCACAGCATCGCCCGGGTATCCAAAGAACCAAAACTTATTCGGGACGAAATCATGTCCGTTCTCTTGGCTGGACGGGATACCACCGCGGCCACATTATCATGGGTTATGTACGAAATGGCAAATGTGCCGAGCACCTGGACGAAGCTGCGTGCAGAAGTCCTCAACGAGTTGGGCAACCACGGCATGCCCACATACGAAGCACTTAAGAACATGAAATACCTCAAAAATATCCTCAACGAGGTGCTCAGGCTCCACCCAGCAGTGCCGATCAACATGCGTCAAGCTTTGGAGGACACGGTAATCCCAGGTGCGCCTGGCCAGCCTGACATTGCCCTCTTAAAGGGCGATACAGTGACTATAAACACCATCGGCATGCATGCCCGAAAGGACTTGTACCCTCGGGTCTCCAAAACCTTTGCGGATCCAGCCATATTTAGCCCTGAACGGTGGGATTACTGGACTCCTACTCCCTGGACTTACACCCCATTCCACGGCGGGCCTAGGATATGTGTTGGTCAGAACTTTGCCTTGACCGAGATGGCTTTCTGCT TGGTTCGGTTGGCACAAAAATATGAGAGAATGGAGTATCGAGGGGACTGGCATGCGCAGAGCTTACGAGCAGACATCATCGGGACGCCGGCGCTTGAGGTACCTATAGCATTATACGAGCCACAAGATTTGAATGTGCAATGA
- a CDS encoding iron sulfur assembly protein 1 (similar to Metarhizium robertsii ARSEF 23 XP_007818848.2), which translates to MNAHILVARVALRQSCSNSLRQIPASRLFASAYHSYSLPTSTTRNVGRESIPESSVAHPEKLPKVHETRPPPKQATQAATPATPEPIQDQASTSTSTSTSKAAEPAVQKPKAARPRPKLRARKAAMKLTPAAVEQLRAMLDQPDPKLIKVGVRNRGCSGLAYHLEYVDKPGTFDELVEQDGVKVLIDSKALFSIIGTEMDWAEDKLNQRFVFKNPNIKEQCGCGESFMV; encoded by the exons ATGAACGCACATATTCTGGTGGCTCGAGTCGCTCTGCGACAAAGCTGCAGCAACTCCCTCCGGCAGATTCCGGCATCCAGACTATTCGCCTCAGCATATCATTCATACTCACTACCAACCTCTACTACCCGAAACGTCGGCAGAGAGAGCATTCCTGAATCGTCGGTAGCTCATCCAGAGAAACTTCCTAAAGTTCACGAAACCCGACCGCCTCCAAAACAAGCAACACAAGCCGCGACTCCCGCAACCCCAGAACCCATTCAAGATCAAGCGTCAACGTCgacgtcaacgtcaacttcAAAGGCGGCCGAACCCGCGGTACAAAAGCCCAAAGCTGCCAGACCACGACCTAAGCTGAGGGCGCGAAAGGCAGCCATGAAACTTACCCCCGCTGCTGTAGAGCAGCTCCGCGCGATGTTGGACCAGCCGGACCCGAAGCTTATCAAAGTTGGTGTTCGTAACCGGGGTTGCAGTGGCCTGGCGTATCACCTGGAATATGTCGACAAGCCCGGTACttttgatgagttggtggAACAAGATGGAGTCAAGGTGCTCATTGATAGCAAAGCACTGTTCAGTATAATCGGAACGGAAATGGACTGGGCCGAGGATAAACTGAATCAAAGATTCGTCTTCAAGAATCCTAATATAA AGGAACAATGCGGCTGCGGAGAATCCTTCATGGTGTAA
- a CDS encoding Ras guanine-nucleotide exchange protein (similar to Coccidioides immitis RS XP_001244722.1), with translation MLSERSLGANTRAVRELAAYYHPDQISHGSYESNQQTTLFSQSHMTPPTTPNGSQEDLSPEHIAPPIFHNFLRAFYPFHPSYAISDSSVTLPLEEGDVVLVHSVHTNGWADGTLLASGARGWLPTNYCEAYEPEDMRSLLKALLNFWDLLRSTSVNDSEIFRNQEFMKGIIAGVRYLLERTGCLNRESSIVQRSDALRKGRKSLLSELSSLVKTGKRLQESQSGTLYPPEDANDIIDEMILRAFKIVTKGVRFLDALEDDRQARAPASVTVMATVAEESFIPPTPPADRSTFDDSRTDNASSEAGSRATATDDVGTSVASVAASETSEGVRNSLGPWNKRLSSLIAPTNPGPLTSSGQNRNSQSSLQNHRLSAGMAHRVSLAGPSPLSRPQHLVSERLNRSHDKFLSHLGSFIGRLHLQSQSRPELSSAIKQSATSGGELLAVMDSVCAYNSSSVASLSKVRLAMFERIQVLVLSARDTLANAATEGADLIMPQDNGILLLAATGCVRAAGECVAKTKAAIERVGDFEFELEGFTLGIDLSILDIAEERARTPSVAERSDVVSSAAESFQTCESSITAARRPTVATPGTDKPLPRVPRISIPDTGSRQGSSPVSSRPSSIHDDNASSVASSVSSIRPVLPALPKPSNLCEQAQPAMDASTMEQEQHASRFDSLAASSAGSSGTYLSRDSEASVVSQTSTRATTPDHALVPRSQPSMSDMSATGSFSQTDDQDDVETRLLEKTFAHELMFNKEGQVTGGSLPALVERLTTHESTPDATFVSTFYLTFRLFCTPIKLTEALMERFDYVGEFPHMAGPVRLRVYNAFKGWLESHWRDQSDRDALKLIIPFAELKLTSVLPSAGRRLLELAKRVSGDGSLVPRLVSSMGKTNTSIAQYVPADTPLPQPAISKSQQNLLTSFRTGGNGPTLVELDPLEVARQLTIKQMGIFCSILPEELLSSQWMKKGGVDAPNVKAMSALSTDLSNLVAETILQHSEIKKRAAVIKQWIKIAHQCLELHNYDGLMAIICTLNSSTISRLRKTWDAVSARRKDMLRHLQDIVEPSQNNKILRTRLHDHVPPCLPFLGMYLTDLTFVDIGNPATKQMCHGTDGDEDGSGGLTVVNFDKHTRTAKIIGELQRFQIPYRLMEVPEMQDWITAQIRRVREGDQGNVQVTYYRKSLLLEPRESGPRREAEPPTPVTSGAGPSRGDLFGWMSRDRGQTATLA, from the exons ATGCTGAGCGAGCGCTCCCTGGGGGCTAATACTCGCGCGGTTCGTGAATTGGCGGCGTATTATCATCCAGACCAGATTTCCCATGGATCATACGAGTCGAATCAACAAACAACACTCTTCTCGCAGAGCCATATGACTCCCCCAACAACCCCGAATGGCTCCCAGGAGGATCTTTCTCCAGAGCACATCGCGCCACCAATTTTCCACAACTTCTTGAGAGCTTTTTACCCATTTCACCCAAGCTATGCGATATCTGACTCAAGTGTGACGCTACCGTTAGAGGAAGGAGACGTTGTCCTGGTACATTCAGTTCATACCAACGGGTGGGCGGATGGAACATTATTGGCGTCCGGCGCCAGAGGTTGGCTGCCGACTAATTACTGTGAAGCCTACGAGCCAGAAGACATGCGAAGCTTGCTCAAGGCCCTTTTAAACTTCTGGGACTTGCTTCGAAGCACCTCGGTCAATGACAGCGAAATTTTTCGAAATCAGGAATTCATGAAGGGTATTATTGCTGGCGTTCGATACCTTCTG GAACGAACTGGTTGCCTCAATAGAGAGTCAAGCATTGTACAACGCAGCGATGCTTTGCGCAAGGGTCGCAAATCATTGCTTTCTGAGTTGTCTTCGCTCGTGAAAACTGGTAAAAGATTACAAGAAAGCCAAAGTGGTACTCTGTACCCACCCGAGGATGCTAACGACATCATTGATGAAATGATTCTTCGAGCTTTCAAGATTGTCACAAAGGGGGTCCGGTTCCTCGACGCGTTGGAAGATGATCGGCAGGCCCGTGCTCCCGCATCAGTTACAGTCATGGCAACAGTTGCTGAAGAATCCTTCATACCCCCGACACCGCCCGCAGACCGAAGCACGTTCGATGATTCAAGAACAGACAATGCATCCAGCGAAGCAGGCTCACGGGCCACTGCAACTGACGACGTGGGGACCAGTGTTGCGAGTGTCGCAGCTTCAGAAACAAGTGAGGGTGTTCGGAACTCGCTGGGACCGTGGAATAAGCGCCTGTCATCTCTTATTGCTCCAACAAACCCTGGTCCCTTGACAAGCTCTGGCCAGAACAGGAATTCTCAAAGTAGCCTACAGAACCATCGCCTTTCTGCTGGAATGGCTCACAGGGTCTCACTGGCCGGGCCTTCTCCATTATCGAGACCTCAACACCTAGTATCTGAGCGCCTGAACCGCAGCCATGATAAATTTCTTTCTCATCTCGGTTCGTTTATCGGAAGGTTACATCTGCAGTCGCAATCACGACCAGAGTTGTCGTCGGCCATTAAGCAGTCTGCTACCTCTGGTGGAGAGTTACTTGCTGTGATGGATAGCGTATGTGCTTATAACAGCTCTAGCGTGGCCTCATTGAGCAAAGTACGCCTGGCCATGTTCGAACGTattcaagttcttgttctttcCGCCCGGGATACATTGGCCAATGCCGCGACAGAGGGTGCAGACTTGATCATGCCCCAGGACAATGGGATCTTGCTCTTGGCTGCTACTGGTTGCGTCAGAGCAGCGGGAGAGTGTGTTGCTAAAACTAAGGCGGCCATTGAAAGAGTCGGAGATTTCGAGTTTGAACTAGAGGGCTTTACTCTGGGTATTGATTTGAGCATCCTGGACATTGCTGAAGAGCGGGCTAGAACACCATCCGTCGCAGAACGATCGGACGTGGTCAGCAGCGCTGCTGAATCTTTTCAAACCTGCGAATCATCCATCACGGCGGCACGCCGTCCCACGGTTGCTACCCCTGGAACCGACAAACCGCTCCCAAGAGTACCTCGCATCAGTATCCCCGATACTGGCTCTCGGCAAGGTAGCTCTCCGGTGTCTTCTCGACCCTCTTCAATACATGACGACAATGCCTCTAGTGTAGCTTCGTCGGTCTCGTCGATTCGCCCAGTGCTGCCGGCCTTACCCAAACCATCCAATCTTTGTGAAcaggcccagccagccatggaTGCGTCGACAATGGAACAAGAGCAACACGCATCTCGTTTTGACAGCTTAGCAGCTTCAAGTGCTGGAAGTAGCGGCACATACCTGAGCAGAGATTCGGAGGCGAGCGTAGTATCCCAGACTTCGACTCGTGCGACAACCCCGGATCACGCGTTAGTACCTcgcagccagccatccatgtccGATATGAGTGCGACAGGTAGCTTCTCGCAAACAGATGACCAAGATGATGTGGAAACTAGGCTTCTGGAGAAGACTTTTGCTCATGAGCTCATGTTTAACAAGGAAGGTCAGGTTACTGGCGGATCGCTCCCTGCCCTCGTTGAACGTTTGACAACTCATGAGtcgacaccagacgccactTTTGTGTCCACATTTTACCTCACATTCCGCTTATTTTGCACGCCGATTAAGCTTACCGAAGCTTTAATGGAACGATTTGATTACGTCGGCGAGTTTCCGCATATGGCTGGACCGGTTAGGCTGCGAGTTTACAACGCCTTCAAAGGGTGGCTGGAGTCGCACTGGAGAGATCAGAGCGATCGAGATGCTTTGAAACTCATCATTCCTTTTGCCGAGTTGAAGCTCACCTCGGTTCTTCCGTCTGCTGGGAGGCGGTTACTGGAACTAGCTAAGAGGGTCTCTGGGGATGGCTCTCTTGTTCCAAGGCTGGTGTCCTCAATGGGCAAAACAAACACATCTATTGCACAATACGTGCCCGCAGATACTCCCTTGCCACAGCCTGCCATCTCCAAGAGCCAGCAGAATTTGCTCACGTCTTTCAGAACCGGAGGCAACGGGCCCACACTTGTTGAACTCGACCCTCTTGAAGTTGCAAGACAGTTGACCATCAAGCAAATGGGCATCTTTTGCTCGATTTTGCCAGAAGAGTTGCTGTCTTCGCAATGGATGAAGAAAGGCGGGGTTGATGCCCCGAACGTCAAGGCCATGTCGGCATTGTCGACAGATCTCTCTAACCTGGTTGCTGAAACCATTCTTCAGCATTCGGAGATTAAGAAACGCGCCGCTGTGATAAAACAGTGGATCAAGATTGCCCACCAGTGCCTGGAACTGCACAATTACGACGGCCTCATGGCGATTATTTGCACATTGAACAGCAGCACAATTAGCAGACTACGGAAAACGTGGGATGCCGTGTCCGCCAGGCGAAAGGACATGTTGCGTCATCTACAGGACATTGTCGAGCCTTCACAGAACAATAAGATTCTGCGTACTCGGCTTCACGACCATGTCCCGCCATGCCTTCCTTTTCTTGGCATGTACCTGACCGACTTGACCTTTGTTGATATTGGCAATCCAGCCACCAAACAAATGTGTCATGGCACGGacggtgatgaagatggctcAGGAGGGCTGACTGTTGTCAATTTCGATAAACACACGCGTACGGCAAAAATCATTGGAGAACTACAGCGTTTCCAGATTCCGTATAGACTCATGGAAGTTCCCGAGATGCAAGATTGGATTACGGCACAGATCAGACGTGTTCGTGAGGGCGACCAGGGAAATGTCCAGGTAACCTATTATCGGAAGAGCCTTCTGTTAGAACCGCGGGAGAGTGGCCCTCGGCGAGAGGCAGAGCCGCCAACGCCAGTTACCTCTGGGGCAGGGCCTTCCCGAGGAGATCTTTTTGGGTGGATGTCCCGAGACCGGGGCCAAACAGCAACTTTGGCTTAA
- a CDS encoding succinyl-CoA ligase beta-chain, mitochondrial precursor (similar to Aspergillus terreus NIH2624 XP_001211922.1) produces the protein MFRIGRSRALASAFNASKLQVAPAVRLPGVAQQKRALSIHEYLSADLLRQYGVGVPKGSVAKTAEEAKAVAKQIGTEDMVIKAQVLAGGRGKGTFDNGLKGGVRVIYSPHEAEMFAQQMIGHKLITKQTGAGGRLCNAVYICERKFARREFYLAILMDRASQTPVIVSSSQGGMDIETVAKESPDAINTTYIDINTGVTDEIARDIATKLGFSEQCIEDAKDTIQKLYKIFLERDSTQIEINPLSETNDHQVLCMDAKFGFDDNADFRQKEVFEWRDTTQEDPDEVRAAKSGLNFIKLDGDIGCLVNGAGLAMATMDIIKLNGGQPANFLDVGGGATPAAIQEAFELITSDPKVTAIFVNIFGGIVRCDHIATGLIKTVENLNLKIPIIARLQGTNVEQAHKIINESGMKIFSIDDLQSAAEKSVQLSKVVKLGVY, from the exons ATGTTCAGAATCGGACGTAGCCGTGCGCTGGCTTCGGCCTTTAACGCCTCAAAG CTCCAGGTTGCACCTGCTGTCAGACTTCCCGGCGTTGCTCAACAAAAACGAGCTCTGAGTATTCATGAGTACCTCTCTGCCGACCTCCTGCGACAG TATGGCGTCGGCGTTCCCAAGGGCTCTGTTGCCAAGACTGCcgaagaggccaaggctgttgcAAAGCAAATTGGCACCGAGGACATGGTCATCAAGGCCCAGGTCCTTGCTGGTGGACGAGGAAAGGGTACCTTCGATAATGGCCTGAAGGGAGGTGTCCGCGTTATTTACTCTCCTCACGAAGCCGAGATGTTTGCCCAGCAAATGATTGGCCACAAGCTCATCACCAAGCAGACCGGCGCTGGCGGCCGGCTCTGCAACGCTGTCTACATTTGCGAGCGCAAGTTTGCTCGCCGCGAATTCTACCTGGCTATCCTCATGGACCGAGCCTCCCAGACTCCCGTCATCGTTTCCTCCTCCCAAGGTGGCATGGATATTGAGACCGTTGCCAAGGAGAGCCCcgatgccatcaacaccacctACATTGACATCAACACTGGTGTTACCGACGAAATTGCCCGCGACATTGCCACCAAGCTGGGCTTCAGCGAGCAGTGCATTGAGGATGCCAAGGATACCATCCAGAAGCTCTACAAGATCTTCCTCGAGCGCGATTCCACCCAGATCGAGATCAACCCTCTTTCTGAGACCAACGATCACCAGGTTCTGTGCatggatgccaagtttggtttCGACGACAATGCCGACTTCCGCCAGAAGGAGGTTTTCGAATGGCGCGATACCACCCAGGAGGACCCTGACGAAGTTCGTGCCGCCAAGTCTGGcctcaacttcatcaagctCGATGGTGACATCGGCTGCCTTGTCAACGGCGCCggtctggccatggcgaccatggacatcatcaagctcaaTGGTGGACAGCCCGCGAACTTCCTCGAcgtcggtggtggtgctACCCCTGCCGCCATCCAGGAGGCCTTCGAGCTCATCACCAGCGACCCCAAGGTTACTGccatcttcgtcaacatctttggTGGTATTGTCCGTTGTGACCACATCGCCACTGGTCTGATCAAGACTGTTGAGAACCTCAACCTGAAGATCCCCATCATTGCCCGTCTTCAGGGTACCAATGTTGAGCAGGCTCACAAAATTATCAACGAATCTGGCATGAAGATCTTCTCCATCGATGATCTGCAAAGCGCCGCCGAGAAGTCGGTGCAGCTGTCAAAGGTCGTTAAGCTGGGTGTGTACTAG
- a CDS encoding methylated-DNA-[protein]-cysteine S-methyltransferase, active site protein (similar to methylated-DNA-protein-cysteine S-methyltransferase, active site protein Metarhizium robertsii ARSEF 23 XP_007818847.1), giving the protein MAVHSKRKQDENSVTPTAKTHRSKTMTVAVPQSMQAQLSRIARSSRTDFEKRVWTALCHIPEGQVTTYGLLSKHLGSSPRAVGNALRRNPFAPEVPCHRVVATGMTLGGFKGKWPRDGEGITIDEKRSLLKGEGIKFDDKGKVLCKPWTGWS; this is encoded by the coding sequence ATGGCCGTCCACAGCAAACGCAAACAAGACGAAAATTCCGTCACCCCAACCGCCAAAACACACCGCAGCAAGACCATGACCGTTGCCGTCCCCCAAAGCATGCAAGCACAACTATCGCGAATTGCCCGCTCCAGCCGCACAGACTTTGAAAAGCGAGTCTGGACAGCTCTTTGCCACATTCCAGAAGGTCAAGTCACGACCTATGGACTCTTGTCAAAGCATCTCGGCTCATCACCCAGGGCTGTGGGAAATGCCCTTCGGCGGAACCCTTTTGCTCCCGAGGTTCCGTGTCATAGGGTCGTTGCCACGGGTATGACGCTGGGTGGCTTCAAGGGGAAATGGCCGCGTGATGGAGAGGGAATCACAATTGACGAGAAGAGAAGTCTTCTCAAGGGCGAGGGCATTAAGTTTGATGATAAAGGAAAGGTGTTGTGTAAACCTTGGACGGGGTGGTCCTGA
- a CDS encoding phosphotransferase enzyme family protein (similar to Metarhizium acridum CQMa 102 XP_007809872.1): MAPSVDPEILRALGIEGQDAKITTHGASGFSSTFKLSATIDGQPMNYFVKTGTGESADFMFKGEHASLNAIHDTVPNFCPKSYAHGAMSASNKYFLITDFLDLGSSASGGSGLSLAAKLAKLHTTPAPNPEGYDKPMFGFPVSTCCGETAQDNAWKSSWAEFYADNRLRGILRECVKNNGSDNELTNTVEAVASKVVPRLIGDSTVKNITPVVIHGDLWSGNHSRGQIGGKGGAEEVVFDPSAVYGHSEYELGIMKMFGGFGSSFWNEYEKLVPKAHPKEEWADRIALYELYHHLNHFAIFGGGYRGGAMSIMRKLIAKYGR, translated from the exons ATGGCACCGAGTGTTGACCCAGAGATTCTTCGAGCCCTCGGCATAGAAggccaagatgccaagaTCACCACCCACGGCGCATCTggcttctcatcaaccttCAAGTTATCAGCCACGATAGACGGCCAGCCCATGAATTACTTTGTCAAAACCGGTACCGGAGAGAGCGCAGATTTCATGTTCAAAG GAGAACATGCATCCTTAAACGCAATCCATGACACCGTCCCCAACTTCTGTCCCAAATCTTATGCCCACGGCGCCATGTCAGCGTCAAACAAATACTTTCTCATCACCGACTTTCTCGACCTGGGGTCCTCAGCCTCCGGAGGTTCCGGCCTATCCTTGGCAGCCAAATTAGCAAAGCTGCATACAACGCCAGCGCCCAACCCAGAAGGCTACGACAAACCCATGTTTGGATTCCCCGTCTCGACGTGCTGCGGGGAAACAGCGCAAGACAATGCGTGGAAATCGTCCTGGGCTGAGTTTTATGCTGATAACCGACTGCGCGGCATTCTCAGAGAGTGCGTCAAGAACAATGGCAGTGACAATGAACTAACCAACACTGTTGAAGCAGTGGCATCCAAGGTCGTCCCTCGGTTAATAGGTGATTCCACCGTCAAGAACATAACACCAGTAGTTATTCACGGTGATTTGTGGAGTGGGAATCATTCCAGAGGCCAGATCGGTGGCAAAGGGGGCGCAGAAGAAGTTGTCTTTGATCCGTCAGCTGTGTATGGCCACTCGGAGTACGAACTGGGCATAATGAAGATGTTTGGAGGATTTGGAAGTAGTTTTTGGAACGAGTATGAAAAGCTGGTTCCAAAGGCACACCCGAAAGAGGAGTGGGCGGATAGAATTGCCCTGTATGAACT GTATCACCATTTAAATCactttgccatctttggcggTGGTTACCGCGGAGGAGCCATGTCCATTATGCGGAAGCTAATTGCCAAATATGGTCGGTAA